The genomic segment GCCGCCCGCCCGCCCTCGAAGTCACGCAGCAGCACGTCGTACGCCTGGCGGGTCTCCATCGCGGCGGGCAGCGACCGGGCGTCCGAGTTGGCCAGGTTTGCCGCGGTGAGGAAGGGCAGTCCGAGCAGCAGCAGACCGGCCGCGGACCAGGTCGCGACCGGACCCGGCCGACGCTGGGCGTACCCGGCGAGCCGGCCCAGCAGGCCCGGAGCCGGACCGGCCGGATCGGGCCGACCGGCGCGGCGGTCGGCCCCCCGGTCCGACCCGGCGGCCGGCAGCGGACGCCCGGTGAGCTGGGCCGACCCGGCGGACGGTCGCCAGCGCCCGGTGAGCCGGGCCAACCCGGCGGTCGACCGCTGGCGTCCCGCGAGCAGGGTCAGGCCGCCGGCGGCCGGGATCCGCCGGTGCGACACCGCGATCAGCGCCGGCACCGCCGTCAGCCCGGCGGCCGTGGCCAGCACCACCACCAACAGGCCGCCCAGGGCCATCGCGGCCAGCAGGGGCTCGGCGAAGACGGCGAGGCCGGCCATCGCGGCGGCCACCGCCAGGCCGGAGACCAGCACCGCGCGGCCGGCGGTGGCCACCGTCCGGGCCAGCAGCTCCGCCGGCCCGGCGTCCGGCGCCCCGGCCCGCTCGTCGCGGAACCGGACGATCAGCAGCAGGGCGTAGTCCACCGCCAGCCCGATCCCGAGCAGGGTGACCACGTTGACCGTGAACTCGCTGATCGGGGTGACGGCGGTCAGCGCGTACAGCCCGAGCAGGGTGGTGGCCACCGCGGCGAGCGCCACCAGCAGCGGGATCGCCCCGGCCAGCAGGCCGCCGAGGATCACCACCAGCGCGACCAGCAGGACGCCGAGCGCGATCGACTCGCCGATCGCGGCGTCCCGGACGGCCTGGTCGGCGAAGGCCCGCTCGGCCAGCTTCTCCCCACCGACCAGCACCTGCGGCGCGTCGATCCCGCGCAGCGCGCGGACCACCCGGTCCTCCAGCCGCTCCCGCTCGGCCTCCGGCAGCCCGTCGACCAGTTCGACCTGGACCAGGGTGCTGCGGTTGTCCGCCCCGATCCGGCCGCCCGGCGAGCTGTAGAGGTCGTCCACCTCGACCACCCCGGGCAGGGCGCGCAGCTCCGCGCCGACGGCGGTGACGCTGGCGACCAGGCCCGGGTCGTACGGGTCGCGGTCGCGCACCACCGCGACGACGGTCGGCCCTTCCGGTAGCAGCTCGTCGACCCGCCGCTCGGCCCGCTGCGACTCGGCGTCGGGCCGTAGCCCGTCGGTGCTGGTCAGCCGGTCGAAGACCGGACCGCCCAGGGCGGCGCCGGCGACGGTGAGCAGCAGCCAGCCGGCCAGGACCGGCCAGCGCCAACGGTGGACCGACCGACCGAGCGCGTGCAACATCGACGATCCCTCCTGGCGGTGCCCCGGCCGACCGGGCACCGGGCGGGGCGGCGCCCGCCCGCCGCCCCACCCGCAGATGCAAGCACGCTCCGGCGGCCCGGCCAACCCGCGACCGGCCAATGCGGTCATACCGCTACGGCCAGTTCACCCTCGGTCAGGAGAGCCAGTCCTCGATGGCCAGTACCGCCAGCCGGGTGAACTCGTCGTGCAGGTCCGGGACGGTCTCCGCACCCTCCCAGCCGGCATCCCGCAGCACCGTCACCACCGGGCCGACCCGGACCACCGAGACCAGGTTCGTCGCGGTGCCGCTCGGGTTCCCCTCGATGTCGAGCTGGCCCGTCCGCACCTCGATCAGCAACGTCCCGTCGGCGCGTTGGCCGGTGTCGAGCAGCCGGTAGCGGGCCGTCAGATCACCCTCGTTGCCGGTCGGACAGTCCCGGACGACTTCGGCGAGCTGGGTCATGAAGGCCGCCGCTCCGGTGCCCCGGTAGCTGGTGATCGTCTGGTAGAGGATCCCCTGCGGGACGTAGTCGGCGGTGTCCTGCGGTCGCTTGTAGACGTGTCCCATGGTCACCCGGTCCAGGATCGACCGGTCGCTGGCGAAGTCGGCCCCGCAGAGTTCCGGCAGCACCTCCGCGCCCTCACGGAGGGATCGCGGCCCCTCCTTCATGGTGTTCTCGGGCTGGACGAAGAAGGCCCGGTCCGAAATCTGGGCCGGCGGGTCGACCGACGGGGTCGGCGGCGGCGGGTCGACCGACGGGGTCGGCGACGGCGTGGGCGTGCCGGTCGGGGTGCCGTCGGGGCTCGGGGTGGTGCCGACGTACGGTCCGGCCCGGTCCGTCCCGACCAGCACGGCGTTGGCGGTGGCCACCGTGCCGGCCACCGCGAGGACCGCCCCGGCGACGGCGACGGTGGCCCGGACCCGGGCCCGCCGGTCGGCGCGTCGACGCAGCTCGGCCGGCGGGGGCAGCGCGCCGACGCGGCCGGCGGTCACCAGCTCCGCATACCTGCGGTCGAGGTCAGACATCGCGCACCTCCAGTTCGCGGCTCGGGTCGAGGTCGACGAGAATGGCGGCCAGCCCGGTCCGGCCCCGGGAGAGCCAGGACTTGACGGTGCCGGCCGGGACGGACGCCTCCTTGGCGATCTCGTCCACGGACATGTCGTAGAGGTAGTGCAGGGCGAGTGCCTGGCGGTGGTTGGCGGGCAGTTGCCGCAGCGCCCCTACCAGCAGGACGGTGTCCTCGCCCGGCGGGTCGGTGACGTCGGAGACCGGGCCGCGGCGGGTGAGGGTGGCGCGCAGGCCGCGCAGCCGCCGCCAGCGGTCGGTGGTCAGCCGGCTGATCACCAGCCGGGTCCACGCCTCCGGCGCCGGGTGGTCGACCAGCGTGCGCCACTGCCGCCAGGCCCTCGCGTACGCCTCCTGGACGATGTCCTCAGCCTCGGCGCGGTCGCCGGTGACGGCGATCGTGTAGCCGAGCAGGCGCGGTGAGGTCACCCGGTAGAACTCGTCGAAGCTGTCCGGGTCCCGCAACTCCCACCACCCGTCCCTGCCCGTCGGCCGGCTCTCTTCCGCTCGGCCGGTCATACCGGAGTTACGGCCGACCGGCCCGATCGGTTGCATCCCGTGCCCGAGTATCGGGGCTCATGTTTCCGGGTGCGGGTCGGACCTACCCTGGCGGGATGAGGACGTCGACGGATGTCGCTCCCCGCTGGGCCGCCCCGACCGTCGCGCTGCTGACCCTGGCTTGGCTCGCCGCGACGCTGGCACTGCTCTGGGCGGCGTTCGCGATCGGGATGGAGGCCTGGTCGGACCAGCACTCCAACAACGGCGACCGGGCCGAGGAGCTGGGCCGGCGCGGTTCGTGGGCCGGGCTACGGCTGATCGCGGTCGCCCTCGGTGGTCCGCTGCTGATCGCCGCGGTGGCGTTCGCCGGCCGGCTGGTCAAGACCGGTGTGGCCTACCTGTTCCTGGCGATCCTGGTCGGCGCGCTGACCGCGCCACTGGCGATGAACTCGGCCCGGAACCTGGCCCCGGAGCCGCCGCCGCCGTCCGCTCCCGGCGGGTGCCAGGAGCACAGCGGCGGCGACACCCGCTGCCCGGGCGGCTGAGCCGCTACAGCCCCAGGTCGCGGGCGATGATCATGCGTTGCACCTCGGAGGTGCCCTCGCCGATCTCCAGGATCTTCGCGTCCCGCCAGAACCGGGCCACCGGGAACTCGTTCATGAAGCCGTAGCCGCCGTGAATCTGGGTCGCCTCCCGGGCGTTCGTCACCGCGCCCTCGCTGGCGTACAGCTTGGCGATCGCGGCCTGCCGTTTGAAGTCGGCGCCGGCCAGCATCCGGGCCGCCGCGTCGTAGTAGGCGAGCCGGGCGGTGTGCGCCCGCAGCTCCATGTCGGCGATCTTGAACTGGATGGCCTGGAAGTTGCCGATCGGCTGACCGAACGCCTGCCGCTGCCTGGCGTACGTGATCGACTCGTCGACGCAGCCCTGGGCCAGGCCGACGGCGAGCGCGGCGATGGCGATCCGGCCCTCGTCCAGGATCCGCAGGAACTGGGCGTACCCGCGGCCGCGCTCACCGAGCAGGTTGGCCGCCGGCACCCGGCAGTCGTCGAAGGTCAGCTCGTGGGTGTCCGAGGCGCACCAGCCGACCTTCGAGTAGCCCGGCGCCACGGTGAAGCCCGGGGTGCCGCTCGGCACGATGATGCTGGACAGCTCCTTCGAGCCGTCCGGGTTGCTGCCGGTGACGGCGGTGACGGTGACCAGGGTGGTGAGGTCGGTACCCGAGTTGGTGATGAACGCCTTCGACCCGTTGATCACCCAGTGGTCGCCGTCGAGCACCGCGCGGGTGGCGGTGCCGCCGGCGTCCGAGCCGAAGCCCGGCTCGGTCAGCCCGAACGCGGCCAGCGCCTCGCCCGCGCAGAGCTTCGGCAGCCAGCGGTCCCGCTGCTCGGCGGTGCCGTACCGGTGGATCGGCATGGCGCCGAGCGAGACCGCCGCCTCCAGCGTGATCGCGACGCTGGAGTCGACCCGGGCCAACTCCTCGATGGCCAGGCAGAGGGCGAAGTAGTCGCCGCCCATCCCGCCGTGCTCCTCCGGGAACGGCAGCCCGAACAGCCCCATCTTGCCCATCTGCCGGATGACGTCGTACGGGAAGGTGTGCCGTTCGTAGTGTTCGGCGATGACCGGCGCGACCACCTCGCGGGCGAACTCGCGCACGCTCGACCGGAGCGCCTCCTGCTCCTCGGTGAGCCTGAAGTCCATCGGATCCTCCATCGGGTTGCCGGCGCGGTGCTCAGACCGGGGTGACGCCGTGCCGGCGGCGGGAGAAGTGCCGGTCCCGGCCCCGGGCGGCGGCGATCCGGCGGATCAGTTCGGTACGCAGTTCGGCCGGCTCGACGATGGTGTCGACGACCAGTTCGCTGGCGAGCCGGACGACGTCGATGTCCCGCTCGTACTCCTCGCGGCGGGCCGCGACGAAGGCGGCCCGCTCGGCCTCGTCGGCGATCGCCGCGATCTTGTTGGCGTAGACGGCGTTCACCGCGGCCTCCGCGCCCATCACGGCGATCTTCGCGGTGGGCAGGGCGATGGTGGCGTCCGGCTCGAAGCCGGGTCCGGCCATCGCGTACAGGCCGGCGCCGTACGCCTTCCGGACCACGACACAGATCTTGGGTACGGTCGCCTCGGCGATCGCCGTGATCATCTTCGCGCCGTGCCGGATGATGCCCTGCTTCTCCACCGCGGAGCCGACCATGAAGCCGGGCACATCGGAGAGGAAGATCAGCGGCACGTTGAAGGCGTCGCAGAGCTGCACGAACCGGGTCGCCTTGTCGGCCGAGTCGACGAAGAGCACCCCGCCCTTGAACATCGAGTTGTTGCCGACCACGCCGACCACCTCGCCGTCGAGGCGGCCGAAGCCGATGGTCAGCTCCCTGGCCCAGAGCGCCTGGATCTCCAGAAAGCTGCCGTCGTCGAGCAGGCCCTTGGCGTACCGGCGCATGTCGAAGGCCTGCCGCTCGCTGGTCGGCACCAGTGCGGCGAGATCGACCCCGGCGGGCGCCGCGACCGCCGGCGCGGCCGGCGGCTGCTGGGTCCAGTTCGCCGGCAGGTAGGACAGGTAGCGCCGGACCACGTCCAGCGCGTCCGCCTCGGTCTTGCAGAGAAAGTGCCCGACGCCGGACTCGGCGCAGTGCACCCGGGCGCCGCCCATCGCCTCCAGGGTGGTCTTCTCGCCGGTCACCATCTCGACCATCCGGTCGGAGCCGAGGTACATGCTGGCGTTGCCGTCGACCATGGCGACCACGTCGCAGAACGCCGGGATGTACGCCCCGCCGGCCGCGCTCGGCCCGAACAGGGCGCAGACCTGCGGGATCGCCCCGGAGGCGCGGACCTGGTTCCAGAAGATCTTCCCGGCGCCGCGCCGGCCGGGGAAGAGCTCGACCTGGTCGGTGATCCGGGCACCGGCCGAGTCGACCAGGTAGACCATCGGCAGTCCGGCGGCGTAGGCCCGCTCGATGATCCGGATGATCTTCTCGACGGTGCGGGCGCCCCAACTGCCGGCCTTGACCGTGGAGTCGTTCGCCATCAGGCAGACCGGCCGGCCGTCGATGCTGGCCTGGCCGGTGACCACCCCGTCGGCGGGTAGCCCGTCGGCGGTGGCGTTGGCGAGCAGCCCGTCCTCGACGAACGAGCCCTCGTCGACCAGCAGGGCGACCCGTTCGCGGGCGAAGAGCTTGCCCTTGGCCGCGTTTGCCGCGTGGTAGCGCTCCGCGCCACCGGCCCGGACCCGCTTGCGCAGTTGCTCAAGTGCCTCGCCGTCGAGCGTCACGCCGACCTCCCCGAGCCCCGTCCTGACGACCGTCCCGCTGTCGGGGGTGCCGTCTCACCCCGCAAACACTGAACGATCGTTAGGCTATCGTACCGGGGCGGCCGGATCCACGGCCGCCGGGCCGGCCGTGGCCGGGCTCGTCGGCCGGGACGGGTCCTTCGGCGGTGTCGCACCAGACGGCGCATCCGACGGCGGACCCGTCGGCTCCGGATTCGGTTTCTGCTCATCCTGGCGTTCCACCAGCCTGCCCGGGTCCTGCTGGCCGCCCGTTCGCCGCTCCCTGGCCTGCCGGTCGGCGCGATCGCCGGCCGCCTGATCCGGCCCGCCGGCCCGGTACGAGATCCGCTGATCGTCTCCCACCGCACCGGGCAGGGCCGCCACCGGTCGCCCCTGCAACGCCGCGGCGAGGAAGTCCCGCCACAGCTCCGCCGCCATCCCCTCGCCCCGGATCGGGCGCTTCGCCCGGTCCCGCAGCGGCCCCGGCTCGGCCTGGCCGAGCCACACCACCGCGGCCAGGTCACCGGTGTACCCCGCCATCCAGGCCTCCTGACTCTCGACGGTGTCACCGAAGCCGACCGTGCCGAACATCCCAGCCGCCGGCCGCTCCCGGACCGGGGTGTGCACGGCCACCACCTTCGCCAGCACCGCCGTCAGCTCCGCCGCCACCGCCGGGGGAAGCACCTGCGCCCGGCGGGCCGGCGGCACCGCCCAGTGCCGGCCGTCCGCGCTGATCACCCGATCGACGAACCGCCGCTGCGCGTGCACCCCCTCGGCGGCGAAGGTCGCGTACACGCTGGCGAGGTCGGCGGGCGCGACCGGATAGCGGCCCAGCGCGATGTCGGCCCGGGTGCTTCCCGGGGCCGGGGCGCCCGGCTCGTCCACGAGCGACCGCCGACCCTGGTACTTCTGCGGCACGCCGATCCGGACCGCCAGCTCCCGCACCGATTCCGGTCCGACCGCCTCGGCGAGCGCGTAGTACGGGGTGTTCAGCGACCGCAACATCGCGAAGTCGAGCGAGCAGACCGGACACTGCTCGTTGTCCCGGTTGTAGAGCGGGACCCCGCCCCGATCCCGGAAACTGCGCGGCGACCTGCCGTCCCAGATCGAGCCGGCCGAAATCCCCTTGATCAGCCCGGTGGCCAGCACCACGGGCCGGAACGCGGCACCCGGCGCGCGGGGCGCCAACGCGTCGTCGAAGTAACCCACCCCACGGCTGCCGCCGTAGTAGCCGCGCACCGCCCCGGTGGCCGGCTCCACCGCCACCAACGCCGCCCGCAGCCCCTTCGGCTGGTCCTTCAGCGTCGCCGCGACCCGGTCCAGGGCCGCCGTCTGGACCTGCTCGTCGATGTGGGTGACGACCGTCAGGCCGGCGGTCCGCAGCGACTGCGCCGAGACGCCCAGCGCGGCCAGTTCCCGCTCCACCTGGTCCACGATCTGGCCCAGCGGGCCGGCCAACGCGGCCGGGCCCGGCGCCTCCGGCGTGATCTCGGGATACCGGGCGGCCGCCACGGCGCCCGCCTCGATCCAACCCAGCTCCGACATCGCGGTGAGGACCCAGCGCCAGCGGTCCGCCGCGCCCGCCGGGTCGACGGCCGGGTCGAAGTGGTACGGATCCTTGATCACCGAGGCCAGCACCGCGCCCTGCTCGACGCTGAGCCGGTCGACCCCGACCCCGAAGTAGGCGTGCGCCGCCGCGCCGATCCCGTACGCCCCCCGTCCGAAGTAGATGGTGTTGAGGTAGCGCTCCAGGATCTCGTCCTTGCGGTACCGCCGCTCGATCTTCAGGGCGAGGACGATCTCCTTCGCCTTCCGCTCGGCGGTCCGCTCCTGGGTCAGGTACGCGTTCCGGACGTACTGCTGGGTGATCGTCGACGCACCCTGGGCCGCGCCGTCGGCGACGTTGCGTACCACCGCCCGGGTCAGCCCCCGCCAGGAAACCCCGGGATGGTCGTGGAAGGACCGGTCCTCGGCCGCCAGCACCGCCTGCCGTACCGGCACCGGCACCTGGTCGAGCGAGACATCCTGCCGGCTGGTCACCCCCAGCCGCGCCAGCTCGGTCTGACCGTCCCGGTAGTACAGCACCGACGCCTGCGGCACGACCGGCTCGGACGGCAGCGGCACCGAGCCGGCGTACCCGGCCACCGCGACACCGGCCCCCAACGCGAGCACCACCAACTCGACGACCCCGATCACCAACCACCGCCGCCAGCGCGCGACCCGCCGGTCAGCACCGGCCCCGGCGCGGCCGCGGTGGCCGCGGTGGCGGTGGCGATGGCGATGGCGGCTGCGGTGCCGCAAGAGCGAGGCGATCCGTCGGACAACCATCTGCTTCCCGTCTCTGCTCGACGTTGCGGTTCGCCCGGCGGTGCGCGCCGTCGGGCGAACCCGATGTCGAACTCAGAGACGGAAAATCCGGTGCCGGAGTTGCGCCTTCATCGATACTTCACGGGAATCGAACCGGTCCCGTACGGCTCAGGCCAACCGGGTACGCGGACCGGCCCGCAGCACGCCGGACGGCAGCCGGCGGCCGACCAGCTCCTCGGCCAGCGCCGCCGCGGCCAGCAGCGCGTCCAGGTCGATGCCGGTCGCCACCCCCATGTCGTGCAGCATGTGCACCACCTCCTCGGTGGCCACGTTGCCGCTGGCGCCCGGGGCGTACGGACAGCCGCCCAACCCACCCACGCTGGCGTCGAACTCGGTCACCCCCAGCTCCAGCGCGGTGAGCAGGTTCGCCAACGCCGTACCCCGGGTGTTGTGGAAGTGGAGCAGGACCGGAATCGCCGGCTGACGGTCCCGGACCGCCCCGACCAGCTCGCGGACCCGGCGCGGGGTCGCCATCCCGGTGGTGTCGCCGAACGCGACCCGGTCCGCCCCGTCGGCGACCACCCGGTCCACGATGCCGGCCACCCGCGCCGGCTCGACATCCCCCTCGTACGGGCAGCCGAAGCTGGTCGCCACGATCACCTCGGCGCTCGCGCCCGCGCCGTGCAGCAGGTCGATCAGCTCCGCGATGTCGTCGAGCGACTCGGCGGTGGAGCGGTTCACGTTGCGCCGGTTGTGGGTGTCGCTCGCCGAGACCACCACCTCGATCTCGGTGAAGCCGGCCGCCAACGCCCGCCGGGCGCCCCGCGAGTTCGGCACCAGCGCGGAGTACCGCACCCCGGCCGCCCGCCGCGCCCGCGCCCACACCTCGTCGGCGTCGGCCATCTGCGGGATCGCCTTCGGGTGCACGAAGGAGACCGCCTCGATCCGGCCGACGCCGGTGCCGGAGAGGGCGTCGAGCAGCCGCACCTTCCCGTCGGTCGGCACCGGGTCCTCGTTCTG from the Solwaraspora sp. WMMD1047 genome contains:
- a CDS encoding hydroxymethylglutaryl-CoA lyase, giving the protein MAELPAEVSIREVGPRDGLQNEDPVPTDGKVRLLDALSGTGVGRIEAVSFVHPKAIPQMADADEVWARARRAAGVRYSALVPNSRGARRALAAGFTEIEVVVSASDTHNRRNVNRSTAESLDDIAELIDLLHGAGASAEVIVATSFGCPYEGDVEPARVAGIVDRVVADGADRVAFGDTTGMATPRRVRELVGAVRDRQPAIPVLLHFHNTRGTALANLLTALELGVTEFDASVGGLGGCPYAPGASGNVATEEVVHMLHDMGVATGIDLDALLAAAALAEELVGRRLPSGVLRAGPRTRLA
- a CDS encoding acyl-CoA carboxylase subunit beta gives rise to the protein MTLDGEALEQLRKRVRAGGAERYHAANAAKGKLFARERVALLVDEGSFVEDGLLANATADGLPADGVVTGQASIDGRPVCLMANDSTVKAGSWGARTVEKIIRIIERAYAAGLPMVYLVDSAGARITDQVELFPGRRGAGKIFWNQVRASGAIPQVCALFGPSAAGGAYIPAFCDVVAMVDGNASMYLGSDRMVEMVTGEKTTLEAMGGARVHCAESGVGHFLCKTEADALDVVRRYLSYLPANWTQQPPAAPAVAAPAGVDLAALVPTSERQAFDMRRYAKGLLDDGSFLEIQALWARELTIGFGRLDGEVVGVVGNNSMFKGGVLFVDSADKATRFVQLCDAFNVPLIFLSDVPGFMVGSAVEKQGIIRHGAKMITAIAEATVPKICVVVRKAYGAGLYAMAGPGFEPDATIALPTAKIAVMGAEAAVNAVYANKIAAIADEAERAAFVAARREEYERDIDVVRLASELVVDTIVEPAELRTELIRRIAAARGRDRHFSRRRHGVTPV
- a CDS encoding transglycosylase domain-containing protein, yielding MIGVVELVVLALGAGVAVAGYAGSVPLPSEPVVPQASVLYYRDGQTELARLGVTSRQDVSLDQVPVPVRQAVLAAEDRSFHDHPGVSWRGLTRAVVRNVADGAAQGASTITQQYVRNAYLTQERTAERKAKEIVLALKIERRYRKDEILERYLNTIYFGRGAYGIGAAAHAYFGVGVDRLSVEQGAVLASVIKDPYHFDPAVDPAGAADRWRWVLTAMSELGWIEAGAVAAARYPEITPEAPGPAALAGPLGQIVDQVERELAALGVSAQSLRTAGLTVVTHIDEQVQTAALDRVAATLKDQPKGLRAALVAVEPATGAVRGYYGGSRGVGYFDDALAPRAPGAAFRPVVLATGLIKGISAGSIWDGRSPRSFRDRGGVPLYNRDNEQCPVCSLDFAMLRSLNTPYYALAEAVGPESVRELAVRIGVPQKYQGRRSLVDEPGAPAPGSTRADIALGRYPVAPADLASVYATFAAEGVHAQRRFVDRVISADGRHWAVPPARRAQVLPPAVAAELTAVLAKVVAVHTPVRERPAAGMFGTVGFGDTVESQEAWMAGYTGDLAAVVWLGQAEPGPLRDRAKRPIRGEGMAAELWRDFLAAALQGRPVAALPGAVGDDQRISYRAGGPDQAAGDRADRQARERRTGGQQDPGRLVERQDEQKPNPEPTGPPSDAPSGATPPKDPSRPTSPATAGPAAVDPAAPVR
- a CDS encoding DUF6234 family protein, whose protein sequence is MRTSTDVAPRWAAPTVALLTLAWLAATLALLWAAFAIGMEAWSDQHSNNGDRAEELGRRGSWAGLRLIAVALGGPLLIAAVAFAGRLVKTGVAYLFLAILVGALTAPLAMNSARNLAPEPPPPSAPGGCQEHSGGDTRCPGG
- a CDS encoding SigE family RNA polymerase sigma factor, whose translation is MRDPDSFDEFYRVTSPRLLGYTIAVTGDRAEAEDIVQEAYARAWRQWRTLVDHPAPEAWTRLVISRLTTDRWRRLRGLRATLTRRGPVSDVTDPPGEDTVLLVGALRQLPANHRQALALHYLYDMSVDEIAKEASVPAGTVKSWLSRGRTGLAAILVDLDPSRELEVRDV
- a CDS encoding acyl-CoA dehydrogenase family protein, yielding MDFRLTEEQEALRSSVREFAREVVAPVIAEHYERHTFPYDVIRQMGKMGLFGLPFPEEHGGMGGDYFALCLAIEELARVDSSVAITLEAAVSLGAMPIHRYGTAEQRDRWLPKLCAGEALAAFGLTEPGFGSDAGGTATRAVLDGDHWVINGSKAFITNSGTDLTTLVTVTAVTGSNPDGSKELSSIIVPSGTPGFTVAPGYSKVGWCASDTHELTFDDCRVPAANLLGERGRGYAQFLRILDEGRIAIAALAVGLAQGCVDESITYARQRQAFGQPIGNFQAIQFKIADMELRAHTARLAYYDAAARMLAGADFKRQAAIAKLYASEGAVTNAREATQIHGGYGFMNEFPVARFWRDAKILEIGEGTSEVQRMIIARDLGL
- a CDS encoding MMPL family transporter, which encodes MLHALGRSVHRWRWPVLAGWLLLTVAGAALGGPVFDRLTSTDGLRPDAESQRAERRVDELLPEGPTVVAVVRDRDPYDPGLVASVTAVGAELRALPGVVEVDDLYSSPGGRIGADNRSTLVQVELVDGLPEAERERLEDRVVRALRGIDAPQVLVGGEKLAERAFADQAVRDAAIGESIALGVLLVALVVILGGLLAGAIPLLVALAAVATTLLGLYALTAVTPISEFTVNVVTLLGIGLAVDYALLLIVRFRDERAGAPDAGPAELLARTVATAGRAVLVSGLAVAAAMAGLAVFAEPLLAAMALGGLLVVVLATAAGLTAVPALIAVSHRRIPAAGGLTLLAGRQRSTAGLARLTGRWRPSAGSAQLTGRPLPAAGSDRGADRRAGRPDPAGPAPGLLGRLAGYAQRRPGPVATWSAAGLLLLGLPFLTAANLANSDARSLPAAMETRQAYDVLLRDFEGGRAAPVVVVADVDPATAEVRDLLNQLNALPHVEQMRPRPDVPGAALVIDLIPAGETGGPQSRDLVRAVRTLDTPVDLLVGGAAAELVDYRSSVADRLPLAVLVLLLVTGVLLFALTGSVLIPVKALLLNALTVLATLGVLVVVFQWGVGAGLLGVEPWGAIDLTTPILLFVFVFGLTMDYEVFLLARIREEWDRRPPGSAAARASDRAVLAGITRTGPVVTAAAVCMVIVFLGFLLGELTAVKEIGFGMAVAVIIDVTVVRGLLLPATMSLLGRWNWWAPAPLRRLHDQICRLSARSRVGQSTNGCPPTEGLRTLPAHEPGSWR